One genomic window of Kosmotoga olearia TBF 19.5.1 includes the following:
- a CDS encoding inositol monophosphatase family protein: MIQTDRLELALKIIEKAGIELNENFTKVRKIAHKSDQFDLVTQFDLSIQKMLTNEIQKQFPEDKILAEEGEASQNTFQENQWIIDPIDGTVNFIHRFPIFCISLAFYGKEEKFGLIYEPRNNTLFHALEGKGAFLNGERIHVSNTMNLNESLVTLGTSVLGASELLKHLHRKVRRVRLLGSAAIQGAYVGWGVSEAFIGYKMKIWDIAAAYLIVKEAGGRVTNWYGEDVEVHQTNEMLFTNGKILEPLSKILSSIKLD, from the coding sequence GTGATTCAAACGGATCGTCTGGAATTAGCTCTTAAAATAATTGAAAAAGCCGGCATTGAACTAAACGAAAACTTCACAAAAGTTAGAAAGATTGCTCATAAAAGTGATCAATTCGATCTGGTAACTCAGTTTGACCTTAGCATTCAAAAAATGCTAACAAACGAGATCCAAAAACAATTTCCTGAAGATAAAATACTGGCAGAAGAAGGCGAAGCCTCGCAAAACACATTTCAGGAGAACCAGTGGATAATAGATCCAATAGATGGAACCGTCAATTTCATTCATCGATTCCCTATCTTTTGCATCTCTCTAGCCTTTTACGGAAAAGAAGAAAAGTTTGGCCTCATTTATGAACCCCGCAACAACACTCTTTTCCATGCACTTGAAGGCAAAGGAGCTTTTCTAAACGGGGAAAGAATACACGTATCGAACACCATGAACCTCAATGAATCTCTCGTTACGCTCGGCACTTCCGTACTTGGTGCCTCAGAACTTTTAAAGCACCTGCATCGAAAGGTCAGACGCGTCAGACTCCTTGGAAGCGCGGCCATTCAAGGAGCATACGTTGGTTGGGGAGTATCCGAAGCCTTTATAGGATACAAAATGAAAATCTGGGATATTGCGGCCGCTTACTTGATAGTAAAAGAGGCCGGTGGAAGGGTAACAAACTGGTATGGTGAAGACGTAGAAGTCCACCAGACAAATGAAATGCTCTTCACCAACGGTAAAATCCTTGAGCCACTGTCAAAAATACTTTCAAGTATCAAACTCGATTGA
- a CDS encoding fibronectin type III domain-containing protein — protein sequence MRKKFMFLLVVLFSLIGFAFNIIEVEPIVIVYNDSFGKFELADEDVAKTIVSSNPLVSFYEVQVDREELPSLKENSEFYRLIFIKYTDGRAVPVIIDSSGMVIKDKGALFRIYIALSKWDISPDTVQRYYNFAKKNAEYLESLFRRPGRNRKWLYNKAKEYVEKISFDRTKDFLDNAYSFTGDYREFIGYETAIILLDRITELKNSIEQRYRLYREERGTLRSFESVREIIKAAAEIDSYYNAFKGISKTSIEETLARKHRESVEKRLEEFDNVGKAELLEILLVIDKEAFLDTLRSDEVLKGFRELEFLKNIEKIVTESSSTVFSVLPKFVTDPADGNVVPVSSGMSYVKLRWAYLYPYGEKGTFTVRYGEEGDARFVERVFTFSSNSISIPVVPFKNYVWMIAITGQEFQKQRFSTVSKEVTAPAVEVDSERNPVKIFISPDPLIEGTRITYDYYVKKAGLPFTTSDIKRSAKNEIMIYLDEYERYELGVKISTVDGKEVTGDWVKKSVWVGISPRISKLDHNLFRFEWAKPFRKDVTKYRLKIKKANGELETYLTTKEFFEISLEPDTVYKWTVSLILDDGKELKCLDKNGQEIYWTLNTRVNSTPEVDLKFRRIWDETRGDSIFLLTLTATDIDDDEITLGLESSEDPEFTVITELASSTSTYSGRLERHLHLKPGEKRYLRAYADDGISPRTYSTTLFLQRHSWVAVEPAHKAIDVGLNPMLRWKLEDVPNAKGFILWISDPNAPESEPFEVEDNFYVLSSLKPHTEYSWHVTYKADGSTSPSWRFVTLNRNPSVYNLKPADKAIISPAETELSWEVKDLDEDTVTPVVEIVDADYNPVYKKVLDPDATNISLDGIPLKGNCRYYWRVSVTDGFGGKGISDWLEFVVKNTPPHLEIILPEKDSVVNPDEVAFACETKDVDDGRVALKLYINGKYLMTVNATSFVLSDAYEFIGHSKYELKVLAQDNHGGMVEKRVVFYTSNRNPEKPVVVYPVNGGSLSYVQGIKWSCVDEDGDVLSYKVIVKDAITEKALTFDTTMTRLVLKKELPGNKNYQLKIIAEDANGGKAESDEVVFYAPNHEPEIPVFELEPLPYPTLGASLTWKAMDYDHEPLSTILMFKLKQGEFSKFEDLEPEVAPTTSKQYKVLLPIRGWYDVILSVKDEKAETKKVATLFLDNRAPTIDEVEIVTSQLPLLEVNPNGYETVVTVKGSDLDGDDINFNIKLKDSFGNVLDPASIERSKVEQEVVATATFYGLRGHTKYEVAIDIVDVPYAAFKPKSDSYVERFETPNTPPNLTVIGPEDRIVDYKNVRFEWTGSDFEGDVLTYELHYRLVSEEATETISTDRGFVEIPSLKPHAKYVWQVVAWDGHRGSSRTERRTFWTKNYAPVVEIEKPTYYVDEIYPKISWTAIDPDGDSLTFEVKVFDSEGMLIFQATTDATFVQLTKNNTKFEMMGNREYTIEITAREGKEVPSHVTEPITKVLTFVTPNRKPLVSIKEIQDEYGSRVLDLTRVPKSGLGFFWEATDPDDDPLVYNVVLKEIKGADTTTVLEVGSYMKNYYQLPEDVKLNGHSTYVLIVEAADKYGGRTSDSLRFVTVNIAPKIVKILSPKNDQEVEAENVVFSWLAYDDDDDILTYYLYLKKKGEDYPTEPIIVKKNTSIELEKNLAGHTKYKWKLVAFDGRVYSDVVEAEFTTANHPPVFEGTENIFPKNNQENVPLSVMLSWEFSDVDGDPLVYEVRVNFGKATYSATTSNNYLLLTELPGNSTINWKVIAKDPYGGLTEMDQMSFVTRNHDPVAKLLLEPNAVVDPEKAIIYWKAFDMDGDSLKSIVEIKEINTTEKPFTAVYRTTDTKWRVEGLKGNRKYRIILKVMEAFKKGYDTDEVVITTANRPPLKPNALVPANGEIVPADSFEFSWKGEDPDGDSLVYSLVIENILVDQFLKVEKLISNKVEMKPLMPYSIYRWKVVAEDFHGGNTESDYWYFMTGPGERLDDGIRFTAFMIYRIFGEEVVVAGTVDGKIMVFKDKEPIGELEISSESVSKIYADDLGIIHCEDVSGNKYKIILTSESGEAEDSCRLKIEYFEENRNMFKYSHH from the coding sequence ATGAGAAAAAAGTTCATGTTTCTTTTGGTTGTACTTTTTTCGTTAATTGGTTTTGCTTTTAATATTATCGAAGTAGAACCGATAGTGATTGTTTATAATGATTCCTTTGGTAAATTTGAATTAGCAGATGAAGATGTTGCCAAAACTATAGTTAGTTCAAACCCTTTAGTTTCATTTTATGAGGTTCAGGTTGATCGAGAGGAACTACCTTCTTTAAAGGAGAATTCAGAGTTCTACCGGCTTATATTCATTAAGTATACAGATGGTAGAGCTGTTCCCGTTATAATAGACTCTTCTGGAATGGTGATCAAGGATAAGGGAGCTCTTTTTCGGATTTATATAGCTTTATCAAAATGGGATATTTCTCCTGATACAGTTCAGAGGTATTATAACTTCGCTAAGAAAAACGCTGAATATCTTGAAAGCTTATTTCGAAGACCAGGTAGAAACAGAAAATGGCTTTATAATAAAGCAAAAGAATATGTTGAAAAAATATCCTTTGATAGAACTAAAGATTTCCTAGACAACGCTTACAGCTTCACAGGAGATTACCGGGAATTTATCGGGTACGAAACGGCTATTATACTTCTTGACAGAATTACAGAACTTAAGAATTCAATAGAACAGCGCTATCGTTTGTATCGTGAAGAGCGCGGGACGCTGCGTTCTTTTGAAAGTGTTCGGGAAATAATTAAGGCTGCCGCTGAAATCGATAGTTATTATAATGCTTTTAAAGGGATTTCAAAAACCAGCATAGAAGAAACACTGGCGAGAAAACACAGAGAATCAGTGGAAAAAAGGTTAGAAGAGTTTGATAATGTGGGCAAAGCCGAACTTCTAGAAATATTACTTGTTATTGACAAAGAAGCTTTTTTGGACACTCTCCGGTCTGATGAAGTGCTCAAAGGATTCCGTGAGCTTGAGTTCTTAAAAAATATCGAAAAAATCGTAACTGAAAGTAGTTCTACCGTATTCAGTGTTCTGCCAAAGTTCGTAACAGATCCTGCCGATGGAAATGTTGTCCCCGTTAGTTCAGGTATGTCCTATGTTAAATTAAGATGGGCTTATTTGTATCCATATGGAGAAAAGGGTACTTTTACAGTTCGTTATGGGGAAGAAGGAGATGCCAGGTTTGTTGAAAGGGTTTTTACATTTTCTTCCAATTCTATAAGCATACCGGTTGTTCCATTCAAAAATTATGTGTGGATGATAGCAATTACAGGCCAGGAATTCCAGAAACAACGTTTCTCAACGGTTTCAAAGGAGGTAACCGCACCTGCAGTTGAGGTAGACAGCGAAAGAAATCCGGTAAAGATTTTTATCAGCCCGGATCCACTTATTGAAGGTACTCGCATCACTTACGACTACTACGTTAAAAAAGCGGGACTCCCGTTTACCACCTCTGATATAAAACGAAGCGCTAAAAACGAGATAATGATCTATTTAGATGAGTATGAGCGATATGAATTAGGTGTAAAGATTTCTACTGTGGATGGGAAAGAGGTTACCGGTGATTGGGTAAAGAAAAGTGTATGGGTTGGCATCTCTCCCAGAATATCCAAATTGGATCACAACTTGTTCCGTTTCGAGTGGGCTAAGCCTTTTAGAAAAGATGTCACCAAGTATAGGTTGAAGATCAAAAAAGCCAATGGCGAACTTGAAACGTATTTAACAACAAAAGAGTTCTTTGAAATTTCTCTTGAGCCTGATACTGTGTATAAATGGACTGTTTCGTTGATACTTGATGATGGAAAAGAATTGAAATGTCTTGATAAAAATGGCCAGGAGATCTATTGGACTCTTAATACTCGCGTGAATTCCACACCCGAGGTTGATCTTAAATTCCGCAGAATCTGGGACGAGACACGTGGTGATTCGATATTCCTTTTGACTCTTACGGCAACTGATATCGATGATGATGAGATAACTCTTGGACTGGAATCCTCAGAAGATCCTGAATTCACCGTTATTACAGAACTTGCTTCTTCTACAAGTACCTATTCTGGTAGATTAGAACGTCATTTGCATCTAAAACCCGGCGAAAAGCGCTACCTGAGAGCTTATGCAGATGATGGAATAAGCCCGAGAACGTATTCGACGACCTTATTCCTGCAACGACATTCGTGGGTGGCTGTAGAACCTGCGCACAAAGCAATAGACGTTGGATTGAATCCTATGTTAAGATGGAAACTTGAAGATGTTCCCAATGCGAAGGGTTTTATACTCTGGATATCAGACCCGAATGCACCAGAAAGTGAACCATTCGAGGTTGAGGACAATTTCTATGTTCTATCGTCACTCAAACCCCATACTGAATACTCGTGGCATGTTACTTACAAGGCAGATGGAAGTACCAGCCCTTCCTGGCGCTTCGTAACGTTGAATAGAAACCCATCTGTATATAATCTAAAACCAGCGGACAAAGCTATCATTTCTCCTGCAGAAACCGAGTTATCCTGGGAAGTGAAGGATCTTGATGAAGATACGGTGACTCCGGTGGTTGAGATTGTAGATGCTGATTACAACCCTGTCTATAAAAAGGTTCTTGACCCTGACGCCACCAATATATCTCTTGATGGTATACCGTTGAAAGGTAATTGTCGTTATTATTGGCGTGTCAGTGTTACCGATGGATTTGGTGGCAAAGGGATTTCTGACTGGTTGGAATTTGTGGTTAAGAACACACCACCTCATCTTGAAATCATTTTGCCTGAAAAAGATTCCGTTGTAAACCCGGATGAGGTCGCTTTTGCGTGTGAAACAAAGGATGTTGACGATGGAAGGGTTGCTTTGAAACTCTATATTAATGGCAAGTATCTTATGACGGTGAATGCTACCTCTTTTGTTCTTTCTGATGCTTATGAGTTTATCGGTCACAGTAAATACGAATTGAAGGTTCTGGCCCAGGATAATCATGGTGGTATGGTCGAGAAGCGTGTGGTCTTCTATACGAGCAATAGAAATCCGGAAAAACCTGTGGTTGTTTATCCAGTTAATGGTGGTTCTCTTAGCTATGTCCAAGGTATAAAATGGTCCTGTGTGGACGAAGATGGTGATGTTCTCAGTTACAAAGTAATCGTGAAGGATGCAATCACTGAAAAGGCTTTGACTTTTGATACTACGATGACGCGTCTCGTTTTGAAGAAAGAGCTTCCTGGAAACAAAAATTATCAGCTCAAGATCATTGCAGAAGACGCTAATGGTGGTAAGGCTGAAAGTGATGAAGTAGTTTTCTACGCTCCCAATCATGAACCAGAAATCCCGGTGTTTGAGCTAGAGCCTCTGCCCTATCCTACCCTTGGGGCAAGTCTAACATGGAAAGCGATGGATTATGATCATGAACCGCTTTCCACTATTTTGATGTTTAAACTTAAGCAGGGTGAGTTTAGCAAGTTTGAGGATCTTGAACCGGAAGTCGCTCCAACAACCTCAAAACAGTATAAAGTTCTATTGCCCATTCGCGGATGGTACGATGTGATACTTTCTGTGAAAGACGAAAAAGCGGAAACGAAGAAAGTAGCGACTTTGTTCCTTGATAATAGAGCACCTACTATTGATGAGGTAGAAATTGTCACTTCACAGTTACCATTGCTAGAGGTGAACCCGAATGGTTATGAGACAGTTGTTACTGTTAAGGGATCCGACCTTGATGGCGATGATATAAACTTCAACATTAAGTTAAAAGATTCCTTTGGAAATGTACTTGACCCAGCGAGCATTGAGAGAAGTAAGGTAGAGCAGGAAGTAGTTGCAACTGCTACATTCTATGGATTGAGGGGACACACGAAATATGAAGTGGCCATAGATATTGTTGATGTTCCTTACGCAGCATTTAAGCCAAAAAGCGATAGTTACGTTGAGCGTTTTGAAACTCCAAATACTCCACCGAATCTTACGGTAATAGGGCCTGAAGATCGTATTGTGGATTATAAAAACGTCAGGTTTGAGTGGACTGGTTCTGATTTTGAAGGGGATGTTCTCACTTATGAACTTCATTACAGATTGGTTAGTGAAGAAGCTACCGAAACTATTTCTACTGACAGAGGATTTGTAGAAATACCTTCTCTTAAACCTCATGCGAAATATGTATGGCAGGTGGTTGCATGGGATGGACATCGGGGTTCTTCACGAACGGAACGGAGAACTTTCTGGACGAAAAACTACGCCCCTGTTGTTGAAATTGAAAAGCCGACATACTATGTAGACGAGATTTATCCGAAGATAAGCTGGACAGCGATAGATCCGGATGGGGACTCCCTTACCTTTGAAGTTAAGGTGTTCGATAGCGAAGGGATGTTGATTTTCCAGGCTACCACCGATGCAACTTTTGTACAGTTAACAAAAAACAACACAAAGTTTGAGATGATGGGTAACAGAGAATATACAATTGAGATTACAGCAAGAGAAGGAAAAGAGGTGCCATCGCACGTGACAGAACCGATAACGAAGGTTTTAACCTTTGTTACTCCGAATAGAAAGCCTTTGGTTTCAATTAAGGAGATTCAGGATGAATATGGGAGCCGTGTGTTAGATCTTACCCGGGTTCCCAAGAGCGGGCTCGGATTCTTCTGGGAAGCTACTGATCCTGATGATGATCCTCTAGTATATAATGTTGTTCTCAAGGAGATTAAAGGTGCAGATACCACAACGGTACTTGAAGTAGGTTCATACATGAAGAATTATTACCAACTTCCAGAGGATGTGAAGCTTAATGGTCATAGCACCTATGTTTTGATTGTCGAAGCTGCGGACAAATATGGAGGCAGAACATCTGATTCTTTGAGGTTCGTTACTGTGAATATAGCGCCAAAGATAGTGAAAATATTGTCACCTAAAAATGATCAAGAAGTCGAGGCAGAAAATGTTGTCTTTTCCTGGCTTGCCTATGACGATGATGATGACATTCTCACTTACTATCTTTATCTTAAGAAAAAAGGAGAAGATTACCCGACTGAGCCAATCATTGTCAAAAAGAATACCAGCATAGAGCTTGAAAAAAACCTTGCTGGCCATACCAAATATAAGTGGAAACTGGTGGCTTTCGATGGAAGGGTATACAGTGATGTAGTAGAAGCAGAATTTACAACAGCGAACCATCCGCCGGTTTTCGAGGGAACAGAGAATATTTTCCCGAAAAACAATCAAGAAAACGTTCCGTTATCGGTGATGTTGAGCTGGGAATTCAGCGATGTTGATGGAGATCCTCTGGTTTATGAGGTGAGGGTTAACTTTGGAAAGGCCACATATTCTGCAACAACATCAAACAATTATCTGTTGCTAACAGAACTTCCAGGTAATAGTACCATTAATTGGAAGGTTATCGCGAAAGATCCTTATGGTGGTTTGACCGAAATGGATCAAATGTCATTTGTCACGAGAAATCATGATCCTGTGGCGAAGTTGTTGCTCGAACCGAACGCCGTTGTGGATCCAGAAAAAGCGATTATTTATTGGAAGGCTTTTGATATGGATGGAGATTCTCTTAAGAGTATAGTAGAAATCAAAGAAATTAACACAACGGAGAAACCATTTACAGCTGTTTATAGAACAACGGATACTAAATGGAGAGTTGAAGGACTTAAAGGCAATAGAAAGTACAGGATAATCTTGAAAGTCATGGAGGCATTCAAAAAAGGTTATGATACTGATGAGGTCGTTATAACAACCGCAAATAGACCTCCGTTAAAGCCAAATGCATTGGTACCCGCGAATGGTGAAATTGTTCCCGCTGATTCTTTTGAGTTCAGCTGGAAAGGGGAAGATCCGGATGGCGATTCATTGGTGTATAGCCTCGTAATTGAAAATATCTTGGTGGATCAGTTCCTGAAGGTGGAAAAGCTGATTTCTAATAAAGTAGAGATGAAACCCTTGATGCCTTATTCAATATATAGGTGGAAAGTTGTTGCTGAGGATTTCCATGGAGGGAATACCGAAAGCGATTACTGGTACTTTATGACAGGGCCTGGAGAACGTTTGGATGACGGGATACGATTTACTGCTTTCATGATATATCGTATCTTTGGCGAGGAAGTTGTGGTAGCCGGAACAGTAGATGGAAAGATCATGGTATTCAAAGATAAAGAACCAATCGGTGAGTTAGAAATCTCAAGCGAATCCGTTTCAAAGATTTATGCTGATGATCTTGGAATCATTCACTGCGAAGATGTTTCTGGAAACAAGTACAAAATAATTCTTACATCAGAGTCGGGTGAAGCTGAAGATAGTTGCCGATTGAAGATCGAGTATTTTGAAGAGAACAGGAATATGTTCAAGTATTCACATCACTAA
- a CDS encoding bifunctional enoyl-CoA hydratase/phosphate acetyltransferase has translation MFRTLDEVIEKARSVKGKKAVLVGAEDREGLIALKTAAGEGVVEPILVGDKNKVDVLLDEFGLQCEVVDAKTPDEAAEKGVKLVRNGKADILMKGLVKTAILLKAVLNKEWGLRSGSLLSHIAVLDVPALDRLVYVSDGGMVIRPDLSQKKAIIENAVKFLHSLGYERPRVALLAAVEVVNPDMPETLEAAVIAKMAERGQLPACEVDGPLGLDNALNMTAAKIKKVKGNVAGLAELLIVPDIHSGNFLGKSAVYLAGGTIAGLVLGATAPVVIVSRADNAKSKLASLALAVLSVAGDMK, from the coding sequence TTGTTCAGAACCCTTGATGAAGTGATTGAAAAAGCCAGAAGTGTTAAAGGCAAGAAAGCCGTTCTTGTTGGAGCTGAGGATAGAGAAGGGTTGATTGCCCTTAAAACCGCGGCTGGAGAGGGTGTTGTAGAGCCAATTCTTGTTGGGGATAAAAATAAAGTTGACGTGCTTCTTGATGAATTCGGGCTTCAGTGCGAAGTTGTTGATGCCAAAACGCCGGATGAAGCTGCTGAAAAAGGGGTAAAGTTGGTTCGCAATGGTAAAGCTGATATCCTTATGAAGGGACTTGTAAAGACAGCCATATTGCTCAAAGCAGTTCTCAACAAGGAGTGGGGGTTGAGAAGTGGGAGTTTATTGAGTCATATCGCCGTTCTTGATGTTCCCGCGCTCGATAGGCTTGTTTACGTTTCTGATGGGGGTATGGTAATTCGGCCGGACCTTTCTCAAAAGAAGGCTATTATCGAAAACGCTGTCAAATTCCTTCACAGTTTGGGTTACGAAAGGCCCAGAGTAGCTTTGTTAGCAGCTGTTGAAGTGGTTAATCCTGACATGCCTGAAACCCTTGAAGCTGCTGTGATCGCTAAAATGGCTGAACGCGGCCAGCTTCCTGCGTGTGAGGTAGATGGGCCCCTAGGACTGGACAATGCCCTGAACATGACCGCAGCGAAGATAAAGAAAGTTAAAGGAAATGTTGCAGGACTAGCTGAACTGTTGATAGTACCTGATATACACTCAGGTAATTTTCTCGGAAAATCGGCGGTGTATCTCGCCGGTGGAACAATTGCCGGTTTGGTTCTTGGTGCTACTGCGCCTGTTGTGATTGTCTCAAGGGCAGACAACGCGAAGTCAAAACTTGCATCTCTGGCGCTTGCTGTTCTTAGTGTGGCAGGTGATATGAAATGA
- a CDS encoding MoaD/ThiS family protein: MIVKFDDKTYQFDKRMTVRRLLEELRLNPEAHIVIVDGQIKTPDIVISETSEVRIVRAVSGG, encoded by the coding sequence ATGATTGTAAAATTCGACGATAAAACTTACCAGTTCGATAAACGCATGACGGTGAGGAGGCTTTTGGAGGAACTTAGACTGAATCCCGAAGCCCATATTGTGATCGTAGATGGCCAGATCAAAACGCCAGATATCGTAATCAGCGAAACTTCCGAAGTGAGGATCGTTAGAGCTGTTTCTGGAGGCTAA
- a CDS encoding serine/threonine protein kinase has product MVFFLGRGGFGITYLCVDNAKSKNTAVKEFFPKGARREGLNVLPPEGIEPEQYYEKVKRFLVEAEILEKVNDHRVVRLLDSFEENNTAYYVMEYVEGPTLQQFIRDRGPLGTKEALDLIREIALGLKAIHEYGFVHGDLKPSNILLKSGMFVRIADFGASGIKDSFFRLGEHNVVSLNYSAPELFTSQAVPNVQTDIYSLGGVLYFLVTGESPVPATQRAKGKELMIPDVGRKIKKLILKAMALSPEKRFYSVDSFLKALDSFFF; this is encoded by the coding sequence ATAGTTTTTTTTCTCGGACGCGGTGGGTTTGGTATAACGTATCTTTGTGTTGACAATGCTAAAAGCAAAAATACAGCCGTTAAGGAGTTCTTTCCAAAGGGTGCCAGGCGCGAAGGACTAAACGTCTTGCCACCGGAGGGTATAGAACCTGAGCAATACTATGAAAAAGTCAAGCGCTTTCTTGTTGAAGCTGAAATACTGGAGAAGGTTAATGATCACAGAGTGGTGAGACTTCTTGACTCTTTTGAAGAAAATAACACCGCGTATTATGTTATGGAGTATGTTGAAGGACCAACATTACAACAATTTATAAGAGACCGGGGGCCTCTTGGGACCAAAGAGGCTCTTGACCTCATAAGAGAAATAGCATTGGGATTGAAAGCTATTCATGAGTATGGGTTTGTACATGGTGACTTGAAGCCCTCTAATATCCTTTTGAAAAGCGGAATGTTTGTCAGAATAGCAGATTTTGGAGCTTCCGGGATAAAAGACAGCTTTTTCAGATTAGGAGAACATAATGTGGTTTCCTTGAATTATTCTGCTCCTGAACTTTTTACCAGCCAGGCAGTTCCAAACGTTCAGACTGATATATACTCCCTGGGCGGTGTCCTCTATTTCCTGGTTACCGGAGAAAGTCCGGTGCCCGCTACCCAAAGAGCTAAAGGGAAAGAACTAATGATTCCTGATGTTGGAAGGAAAATAAAGAAGCTTATCCTTAAGGCGATGGCATTAAGCCCCGAAAAAAGATTTTACAGCGTGGACAGTTTCTTAAAAGCATTGGACTCCTTCTTTTTTTGA
- a CDS encoding polyprenyl synthetase family protein, translated as MKTKTLKINDFRKEFDKFLRDHLERLMVCSSFSSIINYTPLTGGKRLRPYLIALFSQAIGLPSELYMKLGVAVELFHSGSLIHDDLPAIDNDDFRRGKPSLHKAFDEASAILAGDFLMLYPVKVLQELTINEHLKFLLINEWIRTALSIIEGEYLDVTYEPSSNTKDVNRIHRLKTAELFGFCFSSPFICADRMEEAKKMKETGLRFGHIFQVLDDIKDKLQPIEILGKTPGKDEKLNRPSILRFMSPEEALNTSEKDFKTLLENIEYPEVCEGLKKLWKLIVKA; from the coding sequence ATGAAGACGAAGACGCTGAAGATAAATGATTTTAGAAAAGAATTCGATAAGTTTCTTCGAGATCATCTCGAAAGACTGATGGTATGTTCATCTTTTTCCAGTATAATCAACTACACCCCATTAACAGGGGGCAAAAGGTTAAGACCCTATTTAATAGCTCTCTTCTCGCAAGCTATCGGTTTGCCTTCAGAACTTTATATGAAGCTCGGAGTAGCTGTCGAACTCTTTCATAGTGGCAGTCTCATACACGATGACCTTCCAGCGATAGACAACGACGATTTCAGAAGGGGAAAGCCCTCACTTCATAAGGCTTTCGATGAAGCCAGTGCCATTCTTGCCGGGGACTTTCTAATGCTGTACCCTGTAAAAGTGCTTCAGGAACTGACAATAAACGAACACTTAAAATTCCTTCTGATAAATGAATGGATTCGTACAGCGTTATCAATTATTGAAGGTGAATATCTCGACGTAACGTACGAACCATCTTCAAACACGAAAGATGTTAACAGGATTCATAGATTGAAAACAGCCGAGCTTTTTGGCTTTTGTTTCTCATCACCATTCATCTGCGCCGACCGAATGGAAGAAGCAAAGAAGATGAAAGAAACAGGATTACGCTTCGGGCACATCTTTCAGGTCCTTGACGATATCAAAGACAAGCTTCAACCTATAGAAATTCTTGGAAAAACACCGGGCAAAGATGAAAAGCTTAATCGTCCGTCAATTCTGCGATTCATGTCTCCCGAAGAAGCTCTGAACACCTCTGAAAAAGACTTCAAAACACTTCTGGAAAATATAGAATATCCAGAGGTTTGCGAAGGTCTTAAAAAGCTGTGGAAACTCATCGTGAAGGCTTGA
- a CDS encoding bifunctional nuclease family protein, with translation MDQSSSPVVILEVDESNMGFAIWIGPFEAESLALAVSGESFQRPLTYDLFIESIKSLGGKFEKAVIHSVRDNVYYASLYVTDSTGNTKSLDARPSDCLVLAAKCGFPVFVEESVFTESAIDLSKLQGAYESGEDEKTDKDEDQEFKEFVKRFDIEDLREYFERRQQENDEDEDAEDK, from the coding sequence TTGGATCAATCAAGCTCTCCTGTTGTTATTTTAGAAGTAGATGAATCTAATATGGGATTTGCGATCTGGATTGGTCCCTTTGAAGCAGAGTCGCTGGCGCTTGCTGTAAGCGGTGAAAGCTTCCAAAGACCCTTGACCTACGATCTTTTCATCGAATCGATAAAATCTCTTGGCGGAAAGTTTGAGAAAGCAGTTATACATTCCGTTAGAGACAATGTTTACTATGCTTCGCTTTATGTAACCGATTCAACAGGAAACACGAAATCTCTAGATGCGAGACCCTCCGATTGTCTTGTTCTTGCTGCGAAGTGTGGGTTTCCGGTCTTTGTTGAAGAATCGGTATTCACCGAAAGTGCTATCGACCTCAGCAAACTTCAGGGTGCTTACGAAAGTGGAGAAGATGAAAAAACTGATAAAGACGAAGATCAGGAGTTTAAAGAATTCGTAAAACGGTTCGATATTGAAGATTTAAGAGAATATTTTGAAAGAAGGCAGCAGGAAAACGATGAAGACGAAGACGCTGAAGATAAATGA